The Vitis vinifera cultivar Pinot Noir 40024 chromosome 12, ASM3070453v1 genome has a segment encoding these proteins:
- the LOC104881058 gene encoding uncharacterized protein LOC104881058, which yields MTLDIGNDALLCKVFPASLQGQALSWFHRLPPNSIDNFRDLSKAFVGQYLCSARHKQNISTLQNIKMQENESLKEFVKRFGQAVLQVEAYSMDAILQIFKRSICPGTPFFESLAKKPPTTMEDLFRRASKYSMLEDDVRAATQQILVAGQTSRSGTERSSKLPNRPRLSGRRQEGQSSPERPPLTPLSISYEKLLPMIQDLSDFRSLHYLVERLIKAGHLKQYLRSDARVRDTSRNHNSGTPRIPAAPKAVINYIHGGPLDEEYDYKRKRQRLLRAALVHERVNSIRPGIAGGGSRPIDGTIIFPPVDSTRILQPHRNALILSLGMGDFDVRRILIDPGSSADLLQASVISHMGCNLSGLKNLG from the exons atgactCTCGATATAGGAAACGATGCgctgctatgcaaagtattccccgccagcTTACAAGGGCAGGCTCTCTCATGGTTTCACCGCCTACCCCCTAACTCTATTGATAATTTTAGGGACCTGTCGAAAGCTTTTGTGGGACAATACTTATGCTCCGCTCGGCATAAACAGAACATCAGCACtctacaaaacataaaaatgcaggagAATGAGTCTTTAAAAGAGTTCGTGAAGCGGTTTGGCCAGGCCGTGTTACAAGTAGAGGCTTACAGCATGGATGCTATCCTTCAGATCTTCAAACGAAGCATTTGTCCAGGCACCCCATTCTTCGAGTCGCTCGCTAAGAAGCCTCCTACGACGATGGAAGACTTGTTCCGGCGAGCAAGCAAATACTCAATGCTGGAGGATGACGTGCGCGCAGCCACCCAACAAATCTTGGTTGCCGGTCAAACATCCAGAAGTGGTACGGAAAGAAGTTCCAAACTTCCAAACCGGCCAAGGCTGTCCGGTCGAAGGCAGGAAGGACAAAGCAGCCCAGAACGGCCGCCCCTCACACCCCTTTCCATATCCTACGAGAAGCTCCTCCCTATGATCCAAGAcctgtccgacttcag GAGCCTCCATTATTTGGTGGAAAGGCTTATAAAAGCGGGacatttgaagcaatacctccgctcagaCGCCAGAGTTAGAGACACTTCCCGAAATCACAACTCAGGAACCCCCAGGATCCCAGCCGCTCCCAAAGCCGTTATAAACTATATCCACGGAGGACCACTAGATGAGGAGTACGACTACAAACGAAAGAGACAGAGGTTGTTGCGGGCAGCATTGGTACATGAACGCGTCAACTCCATACGACCTGGGATAGCTGGTGGGGGCTCCCggcccatagatgggacaatcatttttccCCCAGTAGACTCCACACGGATATTACAACCTCACCGCAACGCCCTCATCCTATCCCTGGGGATGGGGGACTTCGACGTGAGACGCATCTTAATTGACCCGGGCAGCTCGGCCGATCTTTTACAAGCGTCGGTAATTAGCCACATGGGATGCAATCTATCCGGCCTCAAAAACCTTGGGTGA